A part of Dreissena polymorpha isolate Duluth1 chromosome 13, UMN_Dpol_1.0, whole genome shotgun sequence genomic DNA contains:
- the LOC127854470 gene encoding polypeptide N-acetylgalactosaminyltransferase 5-like isoform X2 gives MLPSRHFKRLAIRLGAVVLLIWTVSLTLNHWSKKDDTDNNLVKEMEIKDGHLAKIQENLNRLKQSNDAERANFGNDKLEAPPKQIIEHNKDSAIVKNVNIQRKNDIKDTLLERRENVNVPRNVDADKNEHPAGKKEDKQEDVAQIGAPVHRREGAEQKDGPGEGGKPVYIDKEKLTKEQRDDFDKGYQDNAFNRYASDMISLHRSLPDLRETECKKIQYGNHLPSACVIIIFHNEAWSVLLRTIHSVLDRSDSTQLKEIIVVDDFSDFDHLKEPLQEYIDKQDKVSLLRAHKRIGLIRARLMGFEKCTADVAIFLDSHCEATEGWLPPLLSRIHENETNVLVPVIDVIDLDTFGYQGQVNTDIKSVQVGGFDWGLLFNWHMIPQEELKRIEYKTYLPVRSPTMAGGLFAISSKFFRKLGTYDSGFDIWGGENLELSFKTWMCGGTLETIPCSRVGHVFRKRSPYKWDVNGGNVLRRNLVRLAEVWLDDYKEYYLQRINYDKGDYGDVSDRKALRESLHCKSFQWYLDNIFPELFVPGKALASGEIRNVDRSMCIDASTNIKNNEGVVSVYPCHQQGGNQFWLLSEEGEFRRDDTCWDTPDGAKVKLYPCHSSKGNQLFEYREDDTIYNPTSNKCVEITWDAKGLQMAPCTGNDRQKWKMMRKPPKGPGHAEKASK, from the exons ATGTTGCCATCTAGGCATTTCAAGAGACTTGCGATTAGACTCGGAGCGGTGGTATTGTTAATTTGGACAGTGTCATTAACGTTGAACCACTGGAGTAAAAAAGATGATACGGATAATAATCTTGTGAAAGAAATGGAAATCAAAGATGGACATCTAGCAAAAATTCAGGAGAATTTAAATAGATTAAAACAATCTAATGATGCGGAAAGGGCTAATTTTGGTAATGATAAGTTGGAAGCTCCACCGAAGCaaattattgaacataataaAGATAGTGCAATAGTAAAAAATGTCAATATTCAGCGGAAAAATGACATTAAAGACACCTTACTAGAGAGGAGAGAAAACGTAAACGTTCCGCGGAATGTAGATGCCGATAAGAATGAACACCCTGCAGGAAAGAAGGAAGACAAACAAGAAGACGTCGCGCAGATCGGAGCTCCCGTGCACAGGCGTGAAGGAGCAGAGCAAAAGGATGGTCCAG GTGAAGGAGGGAAACCCGTGTATATAGATAAAGAAAAATTGACCAAGGAGCAGAGAGACGACTTTGACAAAGGCTATCAGGACAATGCTTTTAATCGTTATGCCAGCGACATGATATCACTCCATCGGTCACTTCCAGATCTTAGGGAAACTGA ATGTAAGAAAATACAATATGGCAACCATCTTCCAAGCGCATGCGTGATAATCATATTTCACAACGAGGCTTGGAGCGTGTTGCTAAGGACAATCCACAGTGTGCTCGACAGATCGGATTCCACACAActaaaagaaattattgtggtggACGACTTTTCTGATTTTG ATCACTTAAAAGAGCCACTACAAGAATACATCGACAAGCAAGACAAAGTGTCCCTTCTGCGCGCGCACAAGAGGATCGGGCTTATCAGGGCCAGGTTGATGGGTTTTGAGAAATGCACTGCCGATGTTGCAATATTCTTAGACTCGCATTGCGAGGCCACCGAAG GCTGGCTTCCGCCTCTGCTGTCAAGGATACACGAGAACGAGACGAACGTGCTGGTACCCGTCATTGACGTCATAGATCTGGACACGTTTGGCTACCAGGGGCAAGTAAACACCGACATCAAGTCAGTTCAAGTCGGGGGATTCGACTGGGGTTTGTTGTTCAACTGGCATATGATACCTCAGGAGGAGCTCAAACGGATTGAATATAAAACTTACCTTCCAGTACG ATCCCCGACAATGGCGGGTGGGCTTTTTGCAATCAGCAGCAAGTTCTTCCGAAAGTTGGGCACATACGACAGCGGGTTTGACATCTGGGGCGGGGAGAACCTCGAACTCTCGTTCAAAACGTGGATGTGTGGTGGTACCCTCGAGACTATACCGTGCTCACGTGTGGGGCACGTGTTTCGGAAACGCAGTCCTTATAAATGGGACGTAAACGGCGGCAATGTTCTGAGACGAAATCTAGTGCGTCTTGCAGAGGTCTGGCTGGATGATTACAAGGAATATTACTTGCAGCGAATAAACTATGATAAG GGTGATTACGGAGACGTCAGTGATCGTAAAGCTTTAAGGGAATCTCTACACTGCAAAAGTTTCCAGTGGTACCTTGATAATATATTTCCTGAATTGTTTGTTCCCGGAAAGGCTCTAGCGTCCGGTGAG ATCCGGAACGTTGATCGGTCTATGTGCATCGACGCCAGtacaaacattaaaaacaacGAGGGGGTGGTCTCCGTGTATCCTTGTCATCAGCAGGGCGGCAACCAG TTTTGGCTACTAAGTGAAGAGGGTGAGTTCAGAAGAGACGACACGTGTTGGGACACCCCGGACGGTGCCAAGGTAAAACTATACCCGTGCCACTCTTCCAAGGGAAACCAACTCTTCGAATACAGAGAG GACGATACAATTTACAATCCAACGTCCAACAAATGCGTTGAGATCACGTGGGACGCCAAGGGGCTCCAAATGGCACCATGCACCGGAAACGACCGCCAGAAATGGAAGATGATGAGAAAACCACCGAAAGGACCTGGTCATGCAGAGAAAGCTTCAAAATAA